A window of Primulina tabacum isolate GXHZ01 chromosome 4, ASM2559414v2, whole genome shotgun sequence contains these coding sequences:
- the LOC142541761 gene encoding mediator of RNA polymerase II transcription subunit 10b-like yields the protein MVAGRSDLHLGIRIGLTKSRSTNENVRVEPFYDTRGKNGLSSQTTASAAAYSGGGNGAMIHPSNDSSPVGSSATTVAVAGIPTDDPKQNLTQVINSIQKTLGILHQLYLTVSSFNVASQLPLLQRMSNLVLELDNMTRLAKNCNIQALRRHLLEELDQAFPDEVETYREIRASSASESERLEQALRSLPNGDVKVKAET from the exons ATGGTAGCTGGAAGGTCAGATCTTCACTTGGGGATTCGGATCGGACTTACGAAATCTAGAAGCACAAACGAGAACGTAAGAGTGG AACCTTTTTATGATACAAGGGGAAAAAATGGACTCTCTTCCCAGACCACCGCATCAGCGGCGGCTTATTCCGGCGGTGGCAACGGAGCTATGATCCATCCTTCGAACGATTCATCTCCGGTGGGATCTTCTGCCACCACCGTCGCCGTCGCAGGAATCCCCACGGACGATCCTAAACAAAATTTAACTCAAGTCATTAATTCAATCCAAAAAACCCTAGGCATCCTACATCAACTCTACCTAACCGTTTCTTCTTTTAATGTCGCTTCCCAACTTCCCCTCCTTCAACGCAT GAGTAACTTGGTGTTGGAGCTGGACAATATGACGAGATTGGCCAAAAACTGCAACATTCAG GCCTTGCGAAGGCATCTGCTTGAGGAACTGGACCAAGCATTTCCTGATGAAGTGGAAACATATAGGGAGATACGCGCATCATCCGCATCT GAGTCCGAACGTTTAGAGCAAGCACTGAGAAGTTTACCTAACGGAGACGTGAAAGTAAAGGCAGAGACTTGA
- the LOC142542782 gene encoding homeobox-leucine zipper protein ATHB-7-like: protein MSTIKRSRNNRRRFSDEQIKSLETMFDTESRPELRLKMNLANKLGLQPRQVAIWFQNKRARSKSKHIENEYTMLKTKYDELSSQFDIMRKENQTLLVQLQRLKNMAGQKDDEVQGNYKDRIKTATSENPEILRETRSSELFMSSCNDAGKTVDYMEENGFLNMANVAQDSLTSPDNGCSFDSCTFLDDPGYSSQWWDFKFGTPA, encoded by the exons ATGTCTACTATTAAGAGGAGCAGAAACAACAGGAGGCGATTTAGTGATGAACAGATCAAGTCTTTGGAGACCATGTTCGACACCGAATCTAGGCCAGAGCTACGCCTGAAAATGAACTTGGCTAACAAGCTTGGGCTGCAGCCAAGACAAGTTGCAATATGGTTTCAGAACAAAAGAGCTAGATCAAAGTCCAAGCATATCGAGAATGAATACACCATGCTTAAAACAAAGTACGATGAGCTGTCTTCCCAGTTTGATATTATGAGGAAAGAGAATCAAACCCTGCTCGTCCAG CTGCAGAGACTTAAAAATATGGCTGGCCAAAAAGATGACGAGGTACAAGGCAATTACAAGGATCGCATCAAGACAGCAACTTCTGAAAACCCCGAAATTCTACGAGAAACTCGTAGCAGTGAGCTTTTCATGAGCTCGTGTAATGATGCAGGCAAAACGGTTGATTACATGGAGGAGAATGGTTTTCTAAATATGGCAAACGTCGCACAAGATTCGTTAACATCACCGGATAATGGATGCAGCTTTGACTCTTGTACATTTCTTGATGATCCTGGCTACAGCTCGCAGTGGTGGGACTTCAAATTTGGAACTCCAGCCTGA
- the LOC142542783 gene encoding uncharacterized protein LOC142542783, whose protein sequence is MSTPERFQRLSPEHQKRTQNPRNSKKVDKGNEETWSSDTGSGSISRLDSDYDNIHDLEDDSKCVTVSKLNLDCDGGEKNMCEADSRKVVENVKGSRFNDNNDLDDAGKRLEELRSSVEEPELSEEQVSVNIQRQEDELLALEYIYGDDIVILDNQSGFKSFQIHVHVELPKGLNVIAKFCSSNSLDKRDDYSLDFSYSFRVEYLPPIILTCLLPKSYPSNLVPYIILSVQWLNSAKISDLCDKLDSIWKEQAGQEIIYQWVEWLRCCTLSYLGFDNEMILGPYDVKHGDIRAISGSVSPDVDVPLMKSYNDEHSHENFCRNIQECKICFGEFSGSEFIRLPCQHYYCWKCMKTFSDVHLKEGTVMKLQCPYTKCGGIIPPGLLKRLLGEEEFENWESLMLQKALDLMSDVVYCPRCETACLEDEDHHVQCSNCFYSYCSLCRERRHVGVACMTPEMKLIILQERQNSSQMKDEQRRREQDMISEILSVREISRFAKQCPSCKMAISRTEGCNKMVCNNCGQYFCYRCNKAISGYDHFRDGNCELFPEEEIQKWEEMNGRQVAGQMQAQLFADHAHPCPNCGQDNVKVGNNNHIFCWACQNHYCYLCRKMVRRGSQHYGPKGCKQHTVG, encoded by the exons aTGTCAACTCCGGAGCGTTTTCAAAGGCTGTCTCCAGAACACCAAAAACGTACTCAAAATCCCAGAAATTCTAAGAAGGTTGATAAAGGAAACGAGGAAACTTGGAGTTCTGATACTGGGTCCGGCTCAATATCGAGGCTTGATTCGGATTATGATAATATACACGATTTAGAGGATGATTCTAAGTGTGTGACAGTTTCAAAATTGAATCTTGATTGTGATGGAGGTGAAAAGAATATGTGCGAAGCTGACAGTAGAAAAGTAGTGGAGAATGTTAAAGGATCTCGTTTTAATGACAATAATGATTTGGATGATGCTGGAAAACGGCTGGAGGAGCTTAGAAGTAGTGTTGAAGAACCAGAGTTGTCGGAGGAGCAGGTGAGCGTCAATATTCAGCGGCAGGAGGATGAG CTGCTAGCTCTGGAATACATTTATGGAGATGATATCGTCATTTTAGACAACCAGAGTGGCTTCAAGTCTTTCCAG ATTCATGTTCATGTTGAATTGCCAAAGGGACTTAACGTCATTGCAAAGTTTTGCTCCTCCAACAGCCTTGACAAAAGAGACGACTATTCTCTGGATTTCTCATACTCTTTCAGAGTCGAATATCTCCCACCAattatattgacatgtttatTACCTAAATCATACCCTAGCAACCTAGTTCCATACATTATCTTATCAGTTCAATGGCTGAATTCTGCTAAAATTTCCGATCTCTGTGACAAGCTTGATTCTATTTGGAAAGAACAAGCAGGGCAGGAGATTATTTACCAATGGGTGGAGTGGTTACGCTGTTGTACCCTCTCTTATCTTGGGTTTGACAATGAGATGATTCTTGGGCCTTATGATGTAAAGCATGGAGATATACGGGCAATCTCTGGAAGTGTGTCCCCTGATGTTGACGTTCCTTTGATGAAGAGTTACAATGATGAACACAGCCATGAGAATTTCTGCAGAAACATTCAAGAATGCAAAATCTGTTTTGGCGAGTTTTCTG GCTCAGAGTTCATCAGGCTTCCATGTCAGCACTATTATTGCTGGAAATGCATGAAAACTTTTTCTGACGTGCATTTAAAGGAAGGAACAGTAATGAAACTGCAATGCCCTTACACAAAATGCGGGGGCATAATTCCACCTGGTCTGCTTAAAAGATTACTGGGTGAAGAAGAGTTTGAAAACTGGGAGTCCCTTATGCTACAGAAAGCACTTGATTTAATGTCTGATGTAGTTTACTGCCCAAGATGTGAGACAGCCTGCCTTGAGGATGAAGATCACCATGTGCAATGCTCGAACTGCTTCTATAGCTATTGTTCGCTTTGTAGGGAACGACGCCATGTTGGAGTTGCATGCATGACACCAGAGATGAAACTAATTATTCTCCAG GAGCGACAAAATTCATCTCAAATGAAAGATGAGCAAAGGCGTCGAGAGCAAGATATGATCAGTGAGATTCTTAGTGTCAGGGAGATAAGTCGTTTCGCAAAACAATGCCCCTCTTGTAAGATGGCTATATCTCGTACTGAAGGTTGCAATAAGATGGTGTGCAATAATTGTGGGCAATATTTCTGCTACCGTTGTAATAAGGCGATTTCCGGATATGATCATTTCAG AGATGGAAACTGTGAACTTTTCCCTGAGGAAGAAATTCAGAAATGGGAGGAGATGAATGGTCGGCAAGTTGCTGGACAAATGCAAGCACAACTATTTGCTGATCATGCTCATCCATGTCCTAATTGTGGTCAGGACAATGTAAAG GTGGGCAATAACAATCACATATTTTGTTGGGCATGCCAAAACCATTATTGCTATTTGTGTAGGAAAATGGTGAGGCGCGGCTCGCAGCATTATGGTCCAAAGGGTTGCAAGCAACACACTGTTGGGTAG